Proteins encoded together in one bacterium window:
- a CDS encoding phytanoyl-CoA dioxygenase family protein, translating to MKEQIKFFLGTSSLFILLFCFNKVQADDLMNAVVQGNYDGAKTLLEESRVNNHPLDPLLFKCAVDNQDYRLVALLMSYGLCDTKLLEGASRPFLHNIRELYQRLPEPGFCDQRLSELGAGYVEELSKNGIVRISGLVSASDLASMQKDFQKFVDSMDDQRARGINVENRRDEYYCPETNVYHSNNPFALSTTLVDVCCSSEVCSIINTYLGKVGYITKGWATHYMPGGKDVNFFTWHHDKSGSRLKMMILLGDVEERSRHLSYVLGSHEISHAYETYGCGQSGIDYYEKLTGKAPVVFKALGKAGDIFLFDPNGIHKANCGEVTRDTFIITYSPDKHLIFKVTLPYQFFDNKVVDESHPFFRVLAAQSRKYFMPAYGGWLGSLDHVDAWY from the coding sequence ATGAAAGAGCAAATCAAATTTTTTTTAGGTACTTCATCGTTGTTCATTCTGCTTTTTTGTTTTAACAAAGTTCAGGCTGATGATTTAATGAATGCTGTTGTGCAAGGTAACTATGATGGAGCGAAAACGTTACTTGAGGAAAGCCGGGTAAACAATCATCCTTTAGATCCATTACTTTTTAAATGCGCGGTTGATAATCAAGATTATCGGCTTGTTGCTTTGCTCATGAGTTATGGTTTGTGTGATACCAAGCTTTTGGAAGGAGCAAGCCGACCTTTTTTGCATAATATTCGTGAACTTTATCAGCGCTTGCCTGAGCCAGGATTTTGCGACCAGCGTTTGAGTGAGTTGGGGGCTGGCTATGTTGAAGAATTAAGCAAAAATGGCATTGTTCGTATTTCTGGATTGGTGAGTGCGAGCGACTTGGCGAGCATGCAAAAAGATTTTCAAAAATTTGTAGATTCAATGGACGATCAGCGTGCGCGAGGGATTAATGTTGAAAACAGACGTGATGAGTATTATTGTCCTGAAACCAATGTGTATCATTCCAATAATCCTTTTGCTTTATCAACGACCTTGGTTGACGTTTGTTGTAGCTCAGAAGTTTGTTCGATTATCAATACGTATCTTGGTAAAGTTGGGTATATCACTAAAGGATGGGCTACGCACTATATGCCTGGTGGCAAAGACGTTAATTTTTTTACGTGGCATCACGATAAATCTGGCAGTCGGTTAAAAATGATGATTTTGCTGGGTGACGTTGAAGAGCGGTCGCGCCATTTGTCGTATGTTCTTGGTTCTCACGAAATTTCGCATGCGTATGAAACGTACGGTTGTGGCCAAAGTGGTATTGATTATTACGAAAAATTAACCGGTAAAGCTCCGGTTGTTTTTAAAGCATTGGGCAAAGCGGGAGATATTTTTCTTTTCGATCCCAATGGTATTCACAAAGCAAATTGCGGAGAAGTAACGCGGGATACATTTATTATTACCTATTCTCCCGATAAGCATCTTATTTTTAAAGTAACTTTACCGTATCAATTTTTTGATAACAAAGTCGTTGATGAGAGTCATCCATTTTTTCGCGTACTTGCTGCACAAAGCAGAAAGTATTTTATGCCGGCGTATGGTGGTTGGCTTGGAAGTTTGGATCATGTTGATGCATGGTATTAA